A window from Onychostoma macrolepis isolate SWU-2019 chromosome 07, ASM1243209v1, whole genome shotgun sequence encodes these proteins:
- the LOC131543865 gene encoding lymphocyte antigen 75-like, which yields MAPKAMITVFLFLSLFGLNISIQHYYVNNSMKWSDAQSYSKNYYDDLSTVSNEELQLLSENPQVTTDFYWIGLKRASHILIKWKWTGGDDATDVNWDENQPDSVGEQCGAVKKSTSKVHDAYCGLKITCYCMEDLDLDLILVQQESTWEEALLYCRQNYKDLAILNSDEIMTEARVQSTAALTDNVWIGLRFIAGHWFWANGEAFGYKVWSSGGELQCPMNQCCAVLNRNSMGWKPVDCEKRLNFFCIKK from the coding sequence ATGGCACCGAAGGCTATGattactgtttttctgtttttgagtCTCTTTGGACTGAACATTAGCATCCAACACTACTACGTGAATAACAGTATGAAGTGGTCAGATGCCCAGTCCTACTCCAAGAATTACTATGATGACCTGTCCACTGTAAGCAATGAAGAACTGCAACTGCTCTCTGAAAATCCGCAGGTCACTACGGATTTTTATTGGATTGGACTCAAGAGAGCTTCCCACATCCTAATAAAGTGGAAATGGACCGGAGGTGACGATGCAACTGATGTCAACTGGGATGAAAATCAACCAGATTCTGTGGGTGAACAATGTGGTGCTGTCAAAAAGTCCACTTCTAAAGTGCATGATGCTTATTGTGGTTTGAAAATAACATGTTATTGTATGGAGGACCTGGACCTGGACCTGATCCTGGTGCAGCAGGAAAGTACATGGGAAGAGGCCCTGCTATACTGCAGACAAAACTACAAAGATCTGGCCATACTGAACTCAGATGAGATCATGACTGAGGCGAGAGTTCAGAGCACAGCAGCCCTGACAGATAATGTGTGGATTGGTCTGCGCTTTATCGCTGGTCACTGGTTTTGGGCAAATGGAGAAGCTTTTGGATATAAGGTCTGGTCTTCAGGTGGAGAGCTCCAGTGCCCTATgaatcagtgctgtgcagttcTGAACCGTAATAGTATGGGTTGGAAACCCGTGGACTGTGAGAAGAGGTTAAACTTTTTCTGTATCAAGAAATGA
- the LOC131543864 gene encoding L-selectin-like produces the protein MAPKATITVFLFLSLFGLNTSDHRKHYYVNNSMKWSDAQSYCKNYYDDLSTVSNEELQLLSENPQITEDFYWIGLRRSYFLWTWTGGEVALATDVNWDEGQPNYYNEYCCSVKRSSSKVHDANCDMTMPFYCMEDMELILVQQESTWEEALLYCRQNYRDLAVLNSDRIMEKAKDKSTAALTDNVWIGLRFIAGHWFWANREAFEYKVWSSGGELQCPMNQRCAVLNRNSMGWKPVDCERRLNFLCLNKP, from the coding sequence ATGGCACCGAAGGCTACAAtcactgtttttctgtttttgagtCTCTTTGGACTGAACACCAGCGACCACAGAAAACACTACTACGTGAATAACAGTATGAAGTGGTCAGATGCACAGTCCTACTGCAAGAATTACTATGATGACCTGTCCACTGTAAGCAATGAAGAACTGCAACTGCTCTCTGAAAATCCGCAGATCACTGAGGATTTTTATTGGATTGGACTTAGGAGAAGTTATTTCCTGTGGACATGGACCGGAGGTGAGGTTGCACTTGCAACTGATGTCAACTGGGACGAAGGCCAACCTAATTATTATAATGAATATTGTTGTTCTGTCAAAAGGTCCTCTTCTAAAGTGCATGATGCTAATTGTGACATGACTATGCCATTTTATTGTATGGAGGACATGGAGCTAATCTTGGTGCAGCAGGAAAGTACATGGGAAGAGGCCCTGCTATACTGCAGACAAAACTACAGAGATCTGGCCGTACTGAACTCAGATAGGATCATGGAAAAGGCAAAAGATAAGAGTACAGCAGCCTTGACAGATAATGTGTGGATTGGTCTGCGCTTTATCGCTGGTCACTGGTTTTGGGCAAATAGAGAAGCTTTTGAATATAAGGTCTGGTCTTCAGGTGGAGAGCTCCAGTGCCCTATGAATCAGCGCTGTGCAGTTCTGAACCGTAATAGTATGGGTTGGAAACCTGTGGACTGTGAGAGGAGGTTAAACTTTCTCTGTCTCAATAAACCATGA